A genomic window from Exiguobacterium acetylicum DSM 20416 includes:
- a CDS encoding XapX domain-containing protein, giving the protein MLQQILLSLLAGVICGVVFTALKLPIPAPPVFPAIVGIFGVFLGMKIYLFLVERFF; this is encoded by the coding sequence ATGCTTCAACAAATTTTGTTATCCCTTCTCGCAGGCGTCATCTGCGGTGTCGTATTCACCGCACTGAAACTGCCGATTCCTGCCCCACCCGTTTTCCCAGCTATCGTCGGGATCTTTGGTGTCTTCCTTGGGATGAAAATCTATCTATTTTTAGTAGAACGCTTTTTCTAA
- a CDS encoding DEAD/DEAH box helicase — MNGFSHYQLHPFVIEALDDARITKPTDIQSRIIPAAVKGRDIIGQSQTGTGKTLSFLLPIVQNVDPKLQELQAIIVAPTRELAWQIHEELKSLLVKEPDFIKTSLITGGMDRERQIGRVKVSPQIVIGTPGRILDLFKEQALKPHFVKHYIIDEADQMLDMGFLPEVDRIAQALPEQLQMMVFSATIPEKLQPFLKKYMNNPRYAHVDPKQQTAKKIVHHTIPVKHRERSQLTLKVAKALNPYICLIFTNTKAEAIEVEALFLEAGLNVGSLHGDLPARRRKQAIKEINDAKYQYVIVTDLAARGIDISGVSHVINHGIPKDLDFYVHRVGRTGRVDQDGLAYTLFEDHENGMINRLEDRGIQFTNVDVKGSQIVEVKERRRAKPHMKTAVSKTAHSRLSGEAAKAKKRVKPGYKKKHQYKLKETAKRERIKEQRGVGRAQRKENARKSK; from the coding sequence ATGAATGGATTCAGCCATTATCAATTACACCCGTTCGTCATCGAAGCACTCGATGACGCCCGCATCACAAAACCGACCGACATTCAGTCGCGGATCATCCCAGCTGCAGTAAAGGGACGCGATATCATCGGTCAATCACAAACCGGCACAGGAAAAACGTTATCGTTCCTTCTTCCGATCGTTCAAAACGTCGATCCAAAGCTTCAAGAATTACAAGCAATCATCGTTGCTCCAACGCGCGAACTTGCTTGGCAAATTCATGAAGAACTGAAATCGTTACTCGTGAAGGAACCAGACTTCATCAAGACGAGTCTCATTACAGGTGGAATGGATCGCGAACGTCAAATCGGTCGTGTAAAAGTCTCACCCCAAATCGTCATCGGAACACCGGGACGTATTCTAGATTTATTCAAGGAACAAGCATTGAAGCCACATTTCGTGAAGCATTATATCATCGATGAAGCGGATCAAATGCTCGACATGGGCTTCTTGCCAGAAGTTGACCGGATTGCGCAAGCTCTTCCAGAACAGCTTCAGATGATGGTCTTCTCAGCAACGATTCCTGAGAAATTGCAACCGTTCTTGAAAAAATATATGAATAACCCGCGTTATGCGCATGTGGATCCAAAACAACAGACAGCGAAGAAAATCGTTCACCATACGATTCCGGTCAAGCACCGTGAGCGCTCGCAATTGACGTTGAAAGTCGCGAAAGCGCTGAATCCGTATATCTGTTTGATCTTTACGAATACAAAAGCAGAAGCAATCGAAGTCGAAGCTTTGTTCTTAGAAGCAGGATTGAACGTTGGTTCTCTTCACGGAGACCTTCCGGCTCGTCGTCGTAAGCAAGCCATCAAAGAAATCAACGATGCGAAGTATCAATACGTCATCGTGACGGATCTTGCTGCACGCGGAATTGATATTTCAGGTGTCTCGCACGTCATCAACCATGGTATTCCAAAAGATTTAGACTTCTACGTCCACCGTGTAGGTCGGACAGGTCGTGTCGATCAAGATGGATTGGCGTACACATTGTTTGAAGATCACGAGAACGGTATGATCAATCGCTTAGAGGACCGTGGCATTCAATTCACGAACGTCGATGTCAAAGGTAGTCAAATCGTCGAAGTCAAAGAACGTCGCCGTGCGAAGCCGCACATGAAGACTGCCGTCTCGAAGACAGCGCATAGTCGCCTTTCGGGTGAAGCAGCAAAAGCGAAAAAACGTGTTAAACCAGGTTATAAGAAGAAACATCAATACAAGCTGAAAGAAACAGCAAAACGTGAACGCATCAAAGAACAACGTGGTGTCGGTCGCGCGCAACGTAAAGAAAACGCACGCAAATCAAAATAA
- a CDS encoding deoxyribonuclease IV: MKIGSHVSVSGKKMLLGASEEAASYGATTMMVYTGAPQNTRRKPMEELRIQEALQHMSANGIEEIVVHAPYIINLGNTTKPETFELAVSFLAAEIKRAEALEKAQHIVLHPGAHVGAGEDVGIKRIIQGLNEVLTGEERVKIALETMAGKGSEIGKTFEELAQIIEGVTHHDRLSVCLDTCHVHDAGYDIVHDLDGVLEQFDRIVGLDRLGVIHVNDSKNVRGARKDRHENIGFGEIGFDTLHRVVHHPALAHLPKILETPYIGLDPKKKVAPYKEEIDMLRSGAFDADWRLPILGAPVE; this comes from the coding sequence ATGAAAATAGGTTCACACGTCTCCGTTTCGGGGAAAAAAATGCTGTTAGGTGCAAGTGAGGAAGCGGCATCTTACGGTGCAACGACGATGATGGTCTATACAGGAGCACCTCAAAATACACGACGTAAGCCGATGGAAGAGTTACGGATTCAAGAAGCATTGCAACATATGAGTGCTAATGGAATAGAGGAAATCGTTGTGCATGCACCGTATATTATCAACTTGGGGAATACGACAAAACCCGAGACATTCGAACTCGCCGTTTCGTTTTTAGCAGCTGAGATCAAACGAGCAGAGGCATTAGAAAAGGCACAGCATATCGTATTACATCCAGGTGCGCACGTCGGGGCTGGAGAGGATGTTGGAATCAAACGCATCATTCAAGGACTCAACGAGGTACTGACAGGCGAAGAACGGGTCAAGATCGCGCTTGAGACGATGGCGGGAAAAGGATCGGAAATCGGAAAAACCTTCGAGGAGCTTGCTCAAATCATCGAAGGCGTCACACATCATGATCGTTTGTCTGTCTGTCTCGATACATGTCACGTGCATGATGCGGGATACGATATCGTGCACGACCTAGATGGTGTCCTCGAACAATTCGACCGGATCGTCGGACTCGATCGTCTTGGGGTCATTCACGTAAACGACTCGAAGAACGTCCGCGGCGCACGGAAGGACCGTCATGAAAACATCGGCTTTGGTGAAATTGGATTTGATACGTTACACCGTGTCGTGCATCATCCTGCACTTGCCCATTTGCCAAAAATTCTAGAGACACCATACATTGGACTCGATCCAAAGAAAAAAGTCGCGCCGTATAAAGAAGAAATTGATATGTTACGTTCTGGTGCATTTGACGCGGACTGGCGTTTACCGATTCTAGGTGCACCGGTCGAATAA
- a CDS encoding Fur family transcriptional regulator — protein sequence MKTNIEQARERMKASGFKMTPKRLDLLSYLFEVNRYVSAREVAEALRTSHPSLSYDTIYRNLNDFSEIDLLEVTELDGEMKYRAACASGHHHHHLICRICGKTETLNVCPMEWVSPVQETGFEVEDHKFEIYGSCANCQRMTS from the coding sequence ATGAAGACGAACATCGAACAAGCGCGTGAACGCATGAAGGCTTCCGGGTTTAAAATGACACCGAAGCGTCTCGATTTGCTATCGTATCTGTTTGAAGTGAATCGTTATGTCAGTGCGCGGGAAGTAGCAGAAGCTCTTCGAACGTCTCATCCTTCGTTAAGTTATGATACAATCTATCGAAACTTGAATGACTTTTCGGAAATCGACTTATTAGAAGTGACGGAATTAGACGGTGAGATGAAATACCGAGCAGCTTGTGCTTCAGGACACCATCATCATCATTTGATATGCCGAATCTGCGGCAAGACGGAAACATTGAATGTCTGTCCGATGGAATGGGTTTCTCCGGTCCAAGAGACTGGCTTTGAAGTCGAGGATCATAAGTTCGAAATTTATGGAAGCTGTGCGAATTGTCAACGCATGACATCTTAA
- a CDS encoding Ppx/GppA family phosphatase: MKQELAVIDIGSNSIRYVIFHPIASGRYIEKINIKVVARLSAHINEDGALDDEGIALLEETLHRFYEVGVTHEVEETICVATAAIRNATNRDAIVESVTENTPFSIQVLTDEQEAYYGYFAIINSTFLTDGFSVDIGGGSMEVTLIENREMVAYHSFPFGAVTLTRQFVSDETLSASDKKKLVKFLREQFESVPWLSDKKLPLIGVGGSARNFVRIHQSNQDYPLRSVHQYQIKAKELAKMVDDLEGRSAKQLSKIEGLSKDRIDIFLPALIAIQELAHHIEAEEFVMSNLGLREGLVYEFDVQDEAYRRIENVREQSLYQLESDYKVNRDRASYIGTLAKSMYRQLVTLDLISERASELRLLDSASRLFYCGQYINPHTRSDQTFYLLTNTELNGMTHKDRVALSLVSSYSSAKRMNQLAKPFKDWFTEKSLDRFDLLGSLLKLSHALDVTERKAVDHLELFLEKDQLQFVLDTGDHDYGFEVEKAEKQKKHLERIIDCTITFETKGDLPS; the protein is encoded by the coding sequence TTGAAACAAGAACTTGCAGTCATCGATATCGGTTCCAACTCGATTCGTTATGTTATCTTCCATCCGATCGCTTCTGGTCGCTATATCGAGAAGATTAATATTAAAGTCGTCGCCCGATTATCTGCTCACATCAACGAGGATGGAGCACTCGATGATGAAGGCATCGCCTTACTCGAAGAAACTTTACATCGTTTTTATGAAGTTGGTGTCACCCATGAAGTCGAAGAAACGATCTGTGTCGCGACAGCAGCCATCCGTAATGCAACGAACCGAGATGCCATCGTTGAATCCGTTACAGAAAACACGCCTTTTTCCATTCAGGTTCTGACAGATGAACAAGAAGCATACTATGGCTATTTTGCCATCATCAATTCGACCTTCCTGACTGATGGCTTTTCTGTCGATATCGGTGGTGGTTCCATGGAAGTCACCTTGATTGAAAATCGCGAAATGGTGGCGTATCACAGCTTTCCATTTGGTGCCGTCACCTTGACACGGCAATTCGTTTCGGACGAGACACTAAGTGCCAGCGATAAGAAGAAATTGGTGAAATTCCTACGGGAACAATTCGAATCGGTTCCATGGCTGAGTGATAAAAAGCTTCCTTTAATCGGTGTCGGTGGTTCAGCCCGAAATTTCGTTCGGATCCATCAGTCGAATCAGGACTATCCCCTTCGAAGTGTTCACCAATATCAAATCAAAGCGAAAGAACTCGCGAAGATGGTCGACGATCTCGAAGGAAGGTCGGCGAAACAACTATCGAAAATCGAAGGACTCTCAAAAGATCGAATTGATATCTTCCTGCCGGCATTGATTGCGATTCAAGAGTTAGCCCATCACATCGAAGCGGAAGAATTCGTAATGAGTAATCTCGGTCTTCGCGAAGGTCTTGTTTACGAGTTCGATGTGCAGGACGAAGCATACCGTCGGATTGAAAACGTACGTGAGCAAAGTCTCTATCAGCTCGAAAGCGACTATAAGGTCAATCGAGATCGTGCGTCATATATTGGAACACTCGCCAAATCGATGTACCGGCAGCTCGTCACGCTCGACTTGATTTCAGAACGCGCGTCTGAGCTACGACTGCTCGATTCAGCAAGTCGCTTATTTTATTGTGGACAATACATTAATCCACATACACGATCGGACCAGACGTTCTACCTGTTGACGAATACCGAATTGAATGGCATGACGCACAAGGATCGCGTTGCTCTCTCGCTCGTCAGTTCCTATTCTTCTGCCAAACGGATGAACCAGCTTGCGAAACCTTTCAAGGACTGGTTTACGGAAAAATCGCTGGATCGCTTCGACCTACTTGGATCTCTCCTCAAATTAAGTCATGCGCTCGACGTGACGGAGCGAAAAGCTGTCGATCATTTGGAACTGTTCCTTGAAAAGGATCAACTCCAATTCGTCCTCGATACAGGGGATCATGATTATGGATTCGAAGTCGAAAAAGCGGAAAAACAAAAGAAACATCTGGAACGAATCATTGATTGTACGATTACCTTCGAAACGAAAGGAGATCTTCCTTCATGA
- a CDS encoding metal ABC transporter ATP-binding protein → METPIIEIDQVSYDYPDRRVLNQVSFQVEQGQFLAIVGENGSGKSTLIKCILGLLQPKGTIRLFGQSQSQFNEWWRISYVSQKAAAFNSGFPVTVAEVVEMGLYAKKGLFRRLSRDDRDKVRTALETVGMWERRDSKVGDLSGGQQQRVFIARALVNDPDLMILDEPTVGVDQRYVKEFYEILEELRRDKRRTFVLVTHDIHFVSKLVTDVIHLVDGRLGCNCGIKEYWELDEQTIRSLYPVPGRVLVHEGKSVQ, encoded by the coding sequence ATGGAAACACCAATCATCGAGATTGATCAAGTCAGCTATGATTACCCAGATCGTCGGGTGTTGAATCAAGTCTCGTTTCAGGTCGAGCAAGGACAATTTTTAGCCATTGTCGGGGAAAATGGATCCGGAAAATCGACGCTGATCAAATGTATATTAGGGTTATTGCAACCGAAAGGAACGATTCGTTTATTTGGACAATCCCAATCACAATTCAATGAATGGTGGCGGATTAGCTATGTTTCGCAAAAAGCGGCAGCGTTCAACTCCGGTTTTCCGGTGACTGTCGCAGAAGTCGTTGAGATGGGACTGTACGCCAAAAAAGGACTCTTTCGTCGCTTATCTCGCGACGATCGAGACAAAGTACGAACGGCCCTCGAAACGGTCGGAATGTGGGAGCGACGCGATTCAAAAGTCGGCGACCTATCCGGTGGTCAACAACAACGTGTTTTCATCGCACGTGCGCTCGTCAACGATCCTGATTTAATGATCTTGGATGAACCAACCGTTGGTGTCGATCAGCGATACGTGAAAGAATTTTATGAGATCTTAGAAGAACTTCGTCGAGATAAGCGCCGGACATTCGTTCTTGTCACGCATGATATTCACTTCGTCAGTAAACTTGTCACGGATGTGATTCATCTGGTCGATGGACGTTTAGGGTGTAACTGTGGCATCAAGGAATACTGGGAACTAGATGAACAGACGATCCGCTCCCTCTATCCGGTTCCGGGACGTGTTCTCGTTCATGAAGGGAAGAGTGTCCAATGA
- a CDS encoding metal ABC transporter permease, translating to MIEAFMTLKFLQYALVAAILIGFTAPLIGSFVVVRRMSLIADALSHVTLAGIALSLLISGMVAQLADLNPLYLGIVTAVIAALTIDWLRAKYKHFQELAIPIIMATGMGLGATFISLANGFSMDLVSFLFGTVSAVALTDVYTILIVTVVVVIFVFAFYKELLFLSFDEEQARVSGIRLRLVHILFMIVVALVIAISMRIVGILLVSSLITLPVAAALRIAKSFKATIFLAIIFGEVATVLGLILAYQFDLAPGGMIVLLAVLELIIVMLLERFWIGGKTHEDEHRTSA from the coding sequence ATGATTGAAGCGTTCATGACGTTAAAGTTTTTACAGTACGCTTTAGTGGCTGCCATTCTGATCGGATTCACGGCACCATTGATCGGTTCGTTCGTCGTCGTCCGGCGGATGAGTCTAATCGCAGATGCACTATCACACGTCACCCTTGCCGGAATTGCGCTCAGTCTCTTGATTTCTGGAATGGTCGCACAATTAGCGGACTTGAATCCACTATATTTAGGAATCGTGACGGCGGTCATCGCGGCACTGACGATCGATTGGTTGCGTGCGAAATACAAGCATTTCCAAGAACTCGCAATCCCAATCATCATGGCGACAGGGATGGGGCTTGGAGCAACATTCATCAGTCTCGCGAACGGCTTTTCAATGGATCTCGTTTCCTTCTTGTTTGGAACGGTCTCGGCTGTCGCCTTGACGGATGTGTACACGATTCTTATCGTGACGGTCGTCGTCGTCATCTTCGTCTTTGCTTTTTATAAGGAATTGTTGTTCCTCTCCTTTGACGAGGAGCAGGCGCGCGTTTCCGGGATTCGCCTTCGCTTAGTGCATATTCTCTTTATGATCGTCGTTGCGCTTGTCATTGCGATCAGTATGCGAATCGTTGGGATTTTGCTTGTCTCAAGCTTAATCACGTTACCGGTTGCGGCAGCACTTCGAATTGCGAAAAGTTTTAAGGCGACGATCTTTTTAGCCATCATATTTGGTGAAGTTGCGACAGTACTTGGGCTCATCCTGGCCTATCAGTTCGATTTGGCACCCGGCGGAATGATCGTCTTGCTTGCGGTACTTGAGCTGATCATCGTGATGCTGTTGGAACGTTTTTGGATAGGAGGGAAAACACATGAAGACGAACATCGAACAAGCGCGTGA
- a CDS encoding sugar ABC transporter substrate-binding protein — protein MKFNKAWLFVLIVWISSVLFISNLFVNPDPSPRRHLIGFTIVNDKHEFAQRLVDAFKTQAKLNKYEAVVATSHNSRINEREQIQEFIRMKVDAIFVTTLDDVYIASTLEEAARAGIPVFAIDRLIRSEAVVSSITSNNQLIGEQLASFIKHERIKQTGRATANIIEVAGTANVNTTNERHRGFLTGLEREAELQIVESVNGDYDPVTSEQVMTQVIESGIPFDAVYCHNDDIALGVLEALKKAGIKGKIIVGIDGNRAILEAVDMKSMDATVVQSADEMMKVAFSALKLHTKNKKIPTRFYTYSYLYDGSRPITMLN, from the coding sequence ATGAAATTCAATAAGGCCTGGTTATTCGTCCTAATTGTTTGGATTTCATCCGTTTTGTTCATTTCCAATTTATTCGTCAATCCGGATCCGAGTCCACGTCGTCATCTCATCGGCTTCACGATCGTCAATGATAAACATGAATTTGCGCAACGACTTGTCGATGCGTTCAAGACACAAGCCAAACTGAATAAATATGAAGCAGTCGTCGCGACGTCTCATAACTCACGCATCAATGAACGTGAGCAGATTCAAGAGTTCATTCGAATGAAGGTGGATGCAATCTTCGTGACGACGCTGGATGATGTCTATATCGCTAGTACGTTAGAAGAGGCAGCCCGTGCTGGGATTCCGGTCTTCGCGATCGATCGATTGATTCGCTCCGAAGCAGTCGTCAGTTCGATCACCTCGAATAACCAATTGATCGGGGAACAACTTGCCTCGTTCATCAAACATGAACGCATCAAGCAGACGGGACGAGCCACCGCTAATATCATTGAAGTCGCAGGTACGGCAAACGTCAATACGACGAATGAACGACACCGGGGATTTTTGACTGGTCTTGAGCGTGAGGCGGAACTTCAAATCGTCGAATCCGTGAATGGAGATTACGATCCCGTCACTTCAGAACAGGTCATGACGCAGGTGATTGAGTCGGGAATTCCGTTTGATGCCGTCTATTGTCACAATGACGATATCGCGCTAGGTGTCCTCGAAGCATTGAAAAAAGCAGGCATCAAAGGAAAAATAATTGTCGGCATAGACGGGAATCGTGCTATATTAGAAGCTGTTGACATGAAATCGATGGATGCGACGGTCGTCCAGAGTGCTGATGAGATGATGAAAGTCGCCTTCAGTGCATTGAAGCTTCATACGAAAAACAAAAAGATTCCAACTCGTTTTTATACGTACTCCTATCTGTATGACGGTAGTAGACCCATAACCATGTTGAACTAA
- a CDS encoding bifunctional ADP-dependent NAD(P)H-hydrate dehydratase/NAD(P)H-hydrate epimerase: protein MIYDTQEARQIDEWARTSGLPLEVLMERAGSHIATRIKERHRKTERILILCGTGNNGGDGYVIGRELIRDGFDVTLHAPFGENRSDTSIVHVHYAEAFGLVTEQPCGQYDVILDALYGTGFDPKRMNQVFEAQCEFVSEQKRQGARIYAVDVPSGVPTDHATEFKETAIRADVTFQLHAMKRSVFLTRTAPFYGESETIDIGLPTFGEWRVSPKDVTALFKREPYGHKGTYGTALLIGGSETMPGSIQLATRAALRTGVGKLQVATTALAKHGIIVQAPEAMVIDQTLPAIQEMLPSISAVGIGPGLSQEAVETWVDHLLESDVPVVLDAAALVKESYPERTAPIIVTPHIGEFARMTNQSVASIQDDLFGQATDYAILHQVTVVLKSHVILIAKPDGGGFVISGASSGLAKGGSGDTLFGILTSLLAQHPTGDIERTLAQGAEWYARASRQVERRLHPSSLLATDVIEELGRVEL from the coding sequence ATGATTTATGATACACAAGAAGCGCGACAAATCGATGAGTGGGCACGGACATCCGGACTGCCACTTGAAGTGCTGATGGAACGAGCTGGAAGTCACATCGCAACACGTATCAAAGAGCGTCATAGGAAGACGGAGCGAATCTTGATTTTATGTGGGACAGGCAATAACGGTGGGGATGGGTATGTCATTGGACGCGAATTGATACGCGACGGATTTGATGTCACACTACATGCACCATTTGGAGAGAATCGTTCGGATACATCTATCGTTCATGTCCATTATGCAGAAGCGTTTGGACTCGTGACCGAACAACCGTGTGGTCAATATGATGTCATTCTAGATGCCTTATATGGAACGGGATTTGATCCAAAGCGGATGAATCAAGTGTTCGAAGCGCAGTGTGAATTCGTATCGGAACAAAAGCGACAAGGGGCACGTATCTATGCAGTAGATGTTCCGAGCGGAGTACCGACAGATCATGCAACGGAATTTAAAGAGACAGCGATTCGCGCAGACGTGACATTCCAATTGCATGCAATGAAACGATCTGTCTTTTTAACACGAACAGCCCCGTTTTATGGCGAATCAGAAACAATTGATATCGGATTACCGACTTTTGGTGAATGGCGCGTATCACCTAAGGATGTGACCGCCTTATTCAAGCGGGAACCATACGGGCATAAAGGAACGTACGGGACGGCGCTATTGATTGGTGGAAGTGAGACGATGCCGGGCTCCATCCAACTCGCGACACGGGCAGCCTTACGAACAGGAGTCGGTAAACTACAAGTTGCGACGACGGCACTTGCGAAACATGGAATCATCGTCCAAGCGCCGGAAGCGATGGTCATTGATCAGACGTTACCAGCAATTCAGGAGATGCTCCCCTCCATCTCAGCAGTTGGAATCGGTCCTGGATTATCGCAAGAGGCAGTCGAAACATGGGTGGACCATCTACTTGAGAGTGATGTGCCGGTTGTATTAGATGCTGCAGCTCTAGTAAAAGAAAGTTATCCAGAACGAACCGCACCAATCATCGTCACACCGCATATCGGTGAATTCGCCCGGATGACGAACCAGAGTGTCGCAAGTATTCAAGATGATCTTTTTGGTCAGGCAACTGACTATGCCATCTTGCATCAAGTGACTGTCGTCTTGAAGTCCCATGTCATCTTAATCGCGAAACCGGATGGAGGCGGATTCGTCATCTCTGGTGCATCAAGTGGTCTCGCCAAAGGAGGAAGTGGGGATACTCTGTTTGGCATATTAACCAGCCTTCTTGCACAACATCCAACAGGCGACATCGAAAGAACATTAGCGCAAGGAGCAGAGTGGTATGCACGTGCTTCTCGGCAAGTTGAACGACGCTTACATCCGAGTAGCTTGCTAGCAACGGATGTCATCGAGGAGTTAGGTAGAGTCGAACTATAA
- a CDS encoding RNA degradosome polyphosphate kinase: MKLDIPEHFNNRELSWLQFNKRVLDEAFDTRNPLMERFKFLGIFSSNLDEFYMVRVGGLKDEVLAGFNKPENKQQMTPKQQLRAIAAKTKELVDRQYEAFQAINQTLSDEGITFLKYDALTSEQTTYVKSFFREQVFPVLTPVAVDAYRPFPMLSSKSLNIATVLEAEDGTKRNLALVQVPAVLPRFVDLPVEDDETTAVILLEDVIIAFIDSLFKGYRVLSAMPFRITRNADLPFHEEGTHDLLKLIEKELKKRRWGVAIRLEVQKAAINTELLNMLRDVLDLQERDIFAVDGPIDLTFSFAFYSQIGIEYDHLIYQTIMPVDPPALDSSKNLFNQLLERDYLLHHPYHTFDPIVRFIVQAANDPNVLAIKQTLYRVSGDSPIIKALKTAAENGKQVTVLVELKARFDEAKNIEWAKQLEKVGAHVIYGYSDLKTHSKITLVVRLHEGKIQRFVHLGTGNYNDSTAKLYTDVGLLTAREEIAEDATNFFNWLSGYGEQPEWNVIQTSPNAMLEKFLSLIDEEIHHHKKHGNGRIVAKMNSLTEKDIILRLYKASRAGVQVELIVRGVCCLRPGIPDVSENIRVISIVDRYLEHSRIFYFHHNGQDLMYGSSADWMTRNMRKRIEILFPIMDEEHKEYLKDCLALALADNVKSREQAADGSYHYVKDGKQSCESQLLIQDYTSGKLKQKPIFTAPLTQKWITIEKKDDKVILDQNAT; this comes from the coding sequence ATGAAGCTCGACATACCTGAACATTTCAATAATCGTGAGCTCAGCTGGCTCCAGTTCAACAAACGTGTGCTGGATGAAGCGTTTGACACACGCAATCCGCTAATGGAACGTTTTAAGTTTCTCGGTATCTTTAGTTCCAATCTAGACGAGTTCTATATGGTACGAGTCGGTGGTTTAAAGGATGAAGTACTCGCCGGGTTCAATAAACCAGAAAATAAACAACAGATGACACCCAAACAACAGTTACGTGCGATCGCAGCGAAAACAAAAGAGTTAGTCGATCGGCAATACGAAGCATTTCAAGCAATCAATCAGACGTTATCCGATGAAGGCATTACATTCTTGAAATACGACGCTCTGACTTCGGAACAAACGACCTATGTAAAATCCTTTTTCCGTGAACAAGTCTTCCCGGTACTCACGCCCGTTGCCGTCGATGCCTATCGTCCGTTCCCGATGCTCTCGTCAAAGTCACTCAACATTGCGACGGTGCTTGAGGCAGAAGACGGGACAAAACGAAATTTGGCGCTCGTACAAGTACCTGCTGTCTTGCCACGATTCGTCGATTTACCGGTAGAAGATGACGAGACGACGGCTGTCATCTTACTCGAAGACGTCATCATCGCCTTCATCGATAGTCTATTCAAAGGTTATCGTGTGTTGTCTGCCATGCCGTTTCGAATTACGCGTAATGCCGACCTTCCGTTTCATGAGGAAGGTACCCATGATTTATTAAAGCTGATTGAGAAAGAATTAAAAAAACGGCGTTGGGGAGTCGCCATTCGACTCGAAGTTCAAAAAGCTGCCATCAATACCGAACTGCTCAACATGTTACGCGATGTACTGGATTTACAGGAACGCGACATCTTTGCCGTGGATGGTCCGATTGATTTGACGTTCTCCTTTGCCTTCTACAGTCAAATCGGTATTGAATATGATCATTTGATTTATCAGACGATCATGCCGGTCGACCCACCAGCACTCGATAGTTCAAAAAATCTGTTTAATCAATTGCTGGAACGCGACTATCTCTTGCATCATCCGTATCATACGTTTGATCCTATCGTCCGGTTCATCGTTCAAGCGGCGAATGATCCGAACGTCCTTGCCATCAAACAAACGCTTTATCGCGTATCTGGTGATTCTCCGATCATCAAAGCCTTGAAAACGGCCGCCGAAAACGGGAAACAGGTCACCGTCCTCGTTGAACTTAAGGCTCGATTTGACGAGGCGAAGAACATTGAATGGGCGAAGCAACTAGAAAAGGTCGGCGCCCATGTCATTTACGGATATAGTGATTTAAAGACCCACTCGAAGATCACGCTCGTCGTCCGACTCCACGAAGGCAAGATTCAGCGTTTCGTCCATCTTGGTACTGGCAATTATAATGATTCGACCGCGAAGTTATATACGGATGTCGGATTGCTGACGGCTCGGGAAGAAATCGCCGAAGATGCGACGAACTTCTTCAATTGGTTATCCGGGTACGGGGAACAGCCGGAATGGAACGTCATCCAAACTTCACCAAATGCAATGCTTGAGAAGTTCCTGTCATTGATTGATGAAGAGATTCATCATCATAAAAAACACGGAAACGGTCGAATCGTTGCCAAGATGAATAGTTTAACGGAAAAAGACATCATTTTACGGCTCTACAAGGCATCGCGTGCCGGTGTCCAAGTCGAACTCATCGTTCGGGGCGTCTGTTGTCTGCGTCCTGGCATTCCAGATGTTTCGGAGAACATTCGCGTCATCTCGATCGTCGATCGTTACTTGGAGCATTCACGCATCTTCTACTTCCATCACAACGGACAGGATTTGATGTATGGGTCAAGCGCTGACTGGATGACGCGTAACATGCGAAAACGGATTGAAATCTTGTTCCCGATCATGGACGAAGAACATAAAGAGTATTTAAAGGATTGTCTCGCCCTCGCCCTTGCTGATAATGTGAAGTCGCGTGAACAGGCAGCCGATGGATCCTATCATTACGTCAAAGACGGAAAACAGAGCTGTGAATCCCAGTTACTGATTCAAGACTATACGAGCGGCAAACTAAAACAAAAACCTATTTTTACAGCTCCATTGACTCAAAAGTGGATCACAATCGAAAAAAAGGATGACAAAGTCATTCTTGATCAAAACGCTACTTGA